Proteins from one Ipomoea triloba cultivar NCNSP0323 chromosome 1, ASM357664v1 genomic window:
- the LOC116000596 gene encoding uncharacterized protein LOC116000596: MPPRRNMPTSSNENVSAIDRMAQAMERMAEFMMAQQTQNRNQGQPRVDYAKAIASRQPPHYAGEKDPVILEEWIRTFDKLLNAVDCPANQRVPSAVYYLTKAADNWWTSEGPDILQDPEFGWEEFKEELRGQFYTERIRGIKCEEFLRLKQKGATIEEYHDQYVELMRFAQEIVPNEASKARRFVRGLDWDVRRAIAPFMCSTLKEAYDRASDHYQVYLDQQEVYGRNKRKADDKSQKSALGNKRVNQGGSNLISGRGRERINEGNRFTCSRCGRNHPGVNCQGVRIKCFTCGLSGHKSFECQSRVDSPQKLLQNVNQGRRFNGNTGQRPAEIGNRMANSQSTNPGGPTNVASGSNHKGKQVMGESSTGNQGRIYVVNSTQAQANDAVTD, from the exons ATGCCTCCAAGACGCAACATGCCTACCAGTAGCAACGAGAACGTCTCTGCAATTGATCGTATGGCCCAAGCGATGGAGcgaatggctgagttcatgatggctcagcaaacCCAGAACCGGAACCAAGGACAACCACGAGTCGATTATGCGAAGGCGATAGCAAGCCGACAACCACCACACTATGCGGGAGAAAAAGATCCGGTTATTTTAGAGGAGTGGATCCGGACGTTTGACAAACTGCTCAACGCAGTGGATTGCCCTGCAAATCAACGAGTACCTTCCGCGGTCTATTATTTAACGAAAgctgcagacaactggtggacaTCAGAAGGACCTGATATTCTACAAGACCCAgagtttggttgggaagaattcaaggaggAACTGAGGGGACAGTTCTACACCGAGCGTATTAGAGGGATTAAATGCGAGGAATTTCTACGGCTAAAACAGAAGGGAGCAACAATCGAAGAATATCATGACCAGTACGTGGAACTAATGCGTTTCGCTCAGGAGATTGTACCTAATGAAGCAAGTAAGGCACGAAGGTTTGTTCGAGGATTGGACTGGGATGTAAGGAGGGCGATTGcgccattcatgtgctctaccttgAAGGAGGCGTACGATAGAGCCTCGGACCATTACCAGGTGTACCTAGATCAACAAGAAGTTTATGGCCGAAATAAAAGAAAGGCCGATGACAAGTCACAGAAATCCGCACTGGGAAACAAGAGAGTGAACCAAGGTGGCTCCAACCTAATATCAGGAAGAGGAAGGGAAAGAATTAACGAAGGAAACCGTTTTACTTGTTCAAGATGTGGAAGGAATCATCCAGGAGTGAATTGCCAAGGAGTGAGGATTAAGTGCTTCACATGCGGTCTTTCTGGGCACAAGTCCTTTGAGTGCCAGAGTCGGGTAGACAGTCCTCAAAAACTCCTACAGAACGTGAACCAAGGGAGAAGATTTAATGGGAATACTGGTCAGAGACCCGCAGAGATAGGAAACAGAATGGCCAACTCTCAGTCAACAAATCCGGGAGGACCAACAAACGTCGCATCTGGTTCCAACCACAAAGGGAAgcaagtgatgggagaaagTAGCACGGGAAACCAAGGCAgaatttacgtcgtcaatagcactCAGGCCCAGGCTAacgacgccgtaactg ACTGA